Genomic segment of Streptomyces longhuiensis:
TCGTTGGCGCCGTCCAGGATCCGGTTGACGCGGTAGAAGTCCGCCATGAGGCGACCACCGGCGCCGTTGTCCGCCTTGGGGATAGGCCGCGCTGAGAAGTTGTTCTTGGGCGCCTTGTGCTGCGGGTCGTACGTCGTCAGCGCCTGAGCCGCCCCTTCATACGTGGTGGAGAAGGGAAACTCGTCGCACTCCTTGCCGCCCTGGGCGTAGTTGGCGCCCCAGTACTTCTTGCACACCTTGACGGCCTCGCTGCGATTCGCATCGCGCCGCGGCTTGGCATACAGACGAGTCAGAGGGCGGTCGGCACTGAGGCCGGGAATGTTCTTGCTGCTGTTGACCGGTTTCGTGCTTACCGGGCTCGCGTACGCGTCCTTGATGTGCTGGGCCGCGAGCCGCTCCGGCGCTCCGGCCTTCGTGCTGAACGGCATCGCCACCACGTAACTAAACGCTGCAGCGCCCCCGTTCCGGGACACGTACTGGGCCGCATCCCAGCGAGGCGCAAGGAAGAACGGCTTCCCGGACAGCGCGCCGCTCATCTTCCATCCGCCGCCGACGCGCATCTTCAGCGAGGGCTGATACACGGCGAAGACCGTGTCATCGGGTTTGTCGCCCTGGCCGCGGCTGACCGTGACGTTGTGCTGAAAACCGGGTTCCGCCTGCGCTTTGAGCGCTGCGAAGCTCTGTGCCGCCGGGAGGCTGCCGCCAGTCTGGGTCGCGGCCGTGGCCGGCCACTTCTGAGGGATGGTCACATCAGGGGTGACCATGAAGGTCGCGACGCCGGTCTCGCCGGTCGCCTCCATCCCGACGTACCGGAAGTGGACGTTCATCGTCCGGCTGCCCTTGGCGATCGTCCCGATGGCGAGAAAGCCGAACGTGCTCGCACCGACAGGCCTGTTGTTCTGGACCCACTCCTGCGTGAAGCTCGCACCCGAGCACACCGCGAACCGGGACTTGATGAAGAACTTCTTGTCCGTCCCCAGACCATCGCGGCACTCCTTGGCCGTCATGGTGTGCGACGGCTCCGGGTACAGAGGAGGTGCTGCAGCAGAGGTACGGGCCACACTGCGCGATCGCGCCGCCACTGATACGGCGGATGGCTCACCAGCGCGCCTAGCCCACGAGGACGCCGGTCCTACCGTCTCGAACGCGGTTTTCCCGCGCATTCCATCCGGACTGGGGGA
This window contains:
- a CDS encoding NucA/NucB deoxyribonuclease domain-containing protein, which encodes MTAKECRDGLGTDKKFFIKSRFAVCSGASFTQEWVQNNRPVGASTFGFLAIGTIAKGSRTMNVHFRYVGMEATGETGVATFMVTPDVTIPQKWPATAATQTGGSLPAAQSFAALKAQAEPGFQHNVTVSRGQGDKPDDTVFAVYQPSLKMRVGGGWKMSGALSGKPFFLAPRWDAAQYVSRNGGAAAFSYVVAMPFSTKAGAPERLAAQHIKDAYASPVSTKPVNSSKNIPGLSADRPLTRLYAKPRRDANRSEAVKVCKKYWGANYAQGGKECDEFPFSTTYEGAAQALTTYDPQHKAPKNNFSARPIPKADNGAGGRLMADFYRVNRILDGANDGFTIKVS